In one Candidatus Woesearchaeota archaeon B3_Woes genomic region, the following are encoded:
- a CDS encoding histone yields the protein MQRKTSTIPKATVARIMMNSGARRVSASAVNALSDIVKDISLEIASRAVEIAKHSGRKTVHEGDIKLAAKK from the coding sequence ATGCAAAGAAAAACAAGTACAATTCCTAAAGCGACAGTTGCAAGAATTATGATGAATTCTGGTGCTAGAAGAGTATCTGCATCTGCTGTTAATGCTCTGTCTGATATTGTAAAAGATATAAGTTTGGAGATAGCTTCAAGAGCTGTTGAAATAGCAAAGCATTCTGGAAGAAAAACTGTTCATGAAGGGGATATTAAGCTAGCTGCTAAGAAGTAA